The Eurosta solidaginis isolate ZX-2024a chromosome 4, ASM4086904v1, whole genome shotgun sequence genome includes a window with the following:
- the APC4 gene encoding anaphase-promoting complex subunit 4, producing the protein MAQANSMKLMGSRMVGGAVELMEWSNKMDLIAYGTDRGEVIIQRLNWQKIVTFPSLGEDIAVRSLGWQLDETVLAVGYSNGRVTLLDAEREDQISALNFEEDIKRVYFSKAIKTIDYRSTYRNRTEHTFEFFLPPLPPLSGIGSLPKSNEEQRSFAKGSPCFLVIITVTGKVHLLLLGALRAGYIDLKQHVANQQDFIVHDVRLSGEFNAIYTLVTDGSDLRVLHFHNAVLQEYISPMLHLAVHCANVLETKNYINETIQCIMEAWETVILEMDNKLTKYANQQPEGSISADFLELLVFGYATHEIEDFLRDDLTEKGLKKLANSIDLSYSTVASLVTKQLQSSGVNMFYFLNALKGLSRITFFFEPLLNCDATQEAIRACGAFLMKVSEVQQVIDQCVNDMKLFFSWLCVVILRLHQHDIPEEMYQITPEDTMYLAEYLNSFEDSVVGNEDGTVTKRKFNLEKVGQYLENRNLQQIVKSDPHHLWHRLLEENECLRECSLLFPHEKETSLLQQRDKLLKAIENVFEQPNESISASFVQNSSIKCASLSPDDALIHSSFFVNDEANTDLLVITINRHEALLLEFDKQFTMLKCTRLDLRPGPFTNNTLRDDVFETLRFVDLGFYNESVLSLLLHSKVPTNDKQSFFLQFVLELANGKQTQHSISNSIDLMNVTQPCHVPDLIEGNNLKPLEGECTHLAVSGSRKVVTVLSDQRRKMTIFEMEIEDDEDETEMSQNSLLEISKESATSSNE; encoded by the exons ATGGCACAAGCTAATTCAATGAAACTAATGGGCTCCCGCATGGTGGGTGGCGCAGTTGAGCTCATGGAATGGAGTAACAAGATGGATTTGATAGCCTATGGTACCGATCGAG GAGAAGTCATTATACAGCGATTGAATTGGCAGAAAATTGTAACATTTCCATCACTGGGTGAAGATATTGCGGTACGTTCACTCGGTTGGCAATTGGATGAAACTGTATTGGCCGTTG GCTACAGCAATGGACGTGTTACATTACTTGACGCAGAACGTGAAGATCAAATTTCGGCATTGAATTTTGAAGAAGATATCAAACGTGTATACTTTAGCAAAGCTATTAAAACAATAGACTATCGCAGCACATATCGTAATCGTACAGAG CATACTTTCGAATTTTTTCTACCGCCTTTGCCACCTCTTAGCGGCATTGGTTCTTTACCTAAATCCAACGAGGAGCAAAGATCATTCGCTAAAGGTTCACCATGTTTCTTAGTTATTATAACTGTAACTGGTAAGGTACATTTGTTGCTGCTTGGAGCTCTGCGTGCTGGTTATATTGATTTGAAACAACATGTCGCAAATCAACAAGATTTTATTGTACATGATGTTCGTTTAAGTGGTGAATTTAATGCCATCTATACTCTGGTAACAGATGGTTCGGATTTGAGGGTATTACATTTTCATAATGCGGTGCTTCAGGAGTATATATCACCAATGCTACATTTGGCAGTGCATTGCGCAAATGTGCTGGAGACGAAAAA CTATATAAATGAAACGATTCAGTGCATCATGGAAGCTTGGGAAACTGTGATTTTAGAAATGGATAATAAATTAACGAAATATGCAAATCAGCAACCCGAAGGCTCGATATCAGCAGATTTTTTAGAATTATTAGTATTCGGCTATGCTACGCATGAAATTGAGGATTTTCTTAGGGA CGACTTAACTGAAAAAGGTCTGAAAAAGTTGGCAAATTCAATTGATTTAAGTTACTCCACTGTAGCAAGTCTTGTGACTAAGCAGCTACAAAGCAGCGGTGTTAACATGTTTTATTTTCTGAATGCCTTAAAAGGACTAAGTCGTATTACATTTTTCTTTGAG CCCCTACTTAACTGCGATGCGACACAAGAGGCCATACGTGCATGCGGTGCATTCCTAATGAAAGTTTCAGAAGTACAGCAGGTCATCGATCAATGCGTTAATGATATGAAATTGTTCTTCTCTTGGCTTTGCGTAGTAATTTTGCGTTTACATCAGCATGATATACCTGAAGAAATGTATCAAATAACACCGGAGGATACAATGTATCTCGCAGAATATCTTAACAGTTTTGAGGATAGTGTTGTTGGAAATG AGGATGGTACAGTAACAAAACGTAAATTCAATTTAGAAAAAGTTGGTCAATACCTGGAAAATAGAAACTTACAACAAATTGTTAAATCGGATCCGCATCATTTGTGGCATCGtttattagaagaaaatgaatgttTACGCGAATGTAGCTTACTGTTTCCCCATGAAAAAGAAACATCGCTTCTACAACAGCGTGATAAATTATTAAAAGCTATTGAGAATGTATTCGAACAACCCAATGAAAGTATTAGTGCTAGTTTTGTGCAAAACTCAAGCATCAAATGCGCTTCATTGTCGCCAGATGATGCTTTAATACATAGTTCATTTTTCGTAAATGATGAAGCAAATACTGATTTGTTGGTAATAACAATTAATCGCCATGAAGCTTTATTATTAGAATTTGATAAACAATTTACTATGTTGAAATGTACGCGCCTCGATTTACGTCCTGGACCATTTACCAATAATACGTTACGCGATGATGTTTTTGAAACATTAAGATTTGTGGATTTAGGATTTTATAATGAAAGTGTACTCTCCTTATTGTTACACAGCAAAGTACCAACGAATGATAAGCAAagcttttttttacaatttgttTTAGAGTTGGCAAATGGCAAACAAACACAGCATTCAATTTCTAATAGTATTGACTTGATGAACGTAACGCAACCATGCCATGTACCCGATTTAATAGAGGGTAATAACTTG